One genomic window of Tenacibaculum tangerinum includes the following:
- a CDS encoding arsenate reductase family protein, which translates to MKKVYFLQTCDTCRRILKEVNLDGFEKQEIKTHPITVAQLEEMRTLTDSYESLFNKRAKLYREMDLKNQNLTETDYKHYILDEYTFLKRPVFIVGDQIFIGNSKKVVENLKALIS; encoded by the coding sequence ATGAAGAAAGTTTATTTTTTACAAACTTGTGATACCTGCCGTAGAATTTTAAAAGAGGTAAATCTTGACGGATTTGAAAAGCAAGAAATAAAAACCCATCCGATTACCGTGGCGCAATTAGAGGAAATGCGTACATTAACAGATAGCTACGAAAGCTTATTCAACAAGCGTGCTAAGCTATATCGAGAAATGGATTTAAAGAATCAAAATTTAACAGAAACTGATTACAAACACTATATTTTAGATGAATATACGTTTTTAAAACGCCCTGTTTTTATCGTTGGCGACCAAATTTTTATCGGAAACAGTAAAAAAGTAGTAGAAAATTTAAAGGCACTTATTAGTTAA
- a CDS encoding transposase, producing MKWFFRDKDYISKALLELLFKYGIGVKARKNMKNVEYIWCRCYSTDKRVLAKPVNDEIKLFTLKNHTKIFTK from the coding sequence ATGAAGTGGTTCTTTAGAGATAAAGATTACATCTCTAAAGCACTATTAGAACTACTATTTAAATATGGTATAGGAGTAAAAGCGAGAAAGAATATGAAAAATGTAGAATATATCTGGTGCAGATGCTATAGTACTGATAAAAGAGTTCTTGCAAAACCGGTCAATGACGAAATCAAGTTATTTACATTAAAAAATCACACCAAAATATTTACAAAATAA
- a CDS encoding four helix bundle protein yields MKKSLVQEKSFQFSLKIITLYKKLSSENEYIISKQLLRSGTSIGANIEEALGGQSKKDFIAKMSISSKEARETNYWLRLLKESDLTNIDVTDMLSDIHELIRLLTAIVKTSQQNLTKN; encoded by the coding sequence ATGAAAAAGAGCCTTGTACAAGAAAAAAGTTTTCAGTTTTCACTTAAAATAATTACACTTTATAAAAAACTGTCTTCTGAAAACGAATACATAATTTCTAAACAGCTTCTAAGAAGTGGAACTTCAATTGGAGCCAATATAGAAGAGGCTTTAGGAGGGCAAAGTAAAAAAGACTTTATAGCTAAAATGTCTATCTCTTCAAAAGAAGCAAGAGAAACTAACTACTGGCTACGTTTATTAAAAGAAAGTGATTTAACAAATATTGATGTGACGGACATGCTTTCAGATATTCATGAATTGATTAGATTATTAACAGCAATTGTAAAAACCTCACAACAAAACCTAACTAAGAACTAA
- a CDS encoding DinB family protein, which produces MNTQFEVLKKSRDLVLKRIEGLSLEQLHVIPEGFNNNIAWNVAHLVVTQQLLHYALSGLDCLVPDDLVEGYRKGTFPTKKFTEEEFEEVKELLIGLPDTLEEDFEAGIFKEYQKYETSTGFVLDSIESAIAFNNLHEGMHLGIIMSMCKLV; this is translated from the coding sequence ATGAATACACAGTTTGAGGTTTTAAAAAAATCAAGAGACTTAGTTTTAAAAAGAATAGAAGGCTTATCACTCGAACAATTGCACGTCATTCCAGAAGGATTCAATAATAATATTGCTTGGAATGTTGCGCACTTGGTGGTTACACAACAACTATTACACTATGCCTTATCTGGATTGGATTGCTTAGTACCTGATGACTTAGTAGAAGGATACAGAAAAGGAACTTTTCCAACTAAAAAATTTACCGAAGAGGAATTTGAAGAAGTAAAAGAATTACTCATCGGATTACCCGATACTTTAGAGGAAGATTTTGAAGCAGGAATTTTTAAAGAATATCAAAAATACGAAACCAGTACAGGTTTTGTACTAGACTCTATTGAAAGTGCTATTGCCTTTAACAATTTACACGAAGGAATGCACTTAGGCATTATCATGAGCATGTGTAAATTGGTTTAA
- the moaC gene encoding cyclic pyranopterin monophosphate synthase MoaC: MSNFSHINEQNQPKMVNVSDKKITKRTAIAKATMFLGSEIISHFTNSELITKKGPVFQTAIIAGIQAVKKTSDIIPMCHPLLINGVAIDINIIDNEHVEVFCEVTIEGKTGVEMEALTGASATCLTIYDMCKAISQKMIIKEVKLVEKTGGKSDINNG, translated from the coding sequence GTGAGCAACTTTTCGCACATCAACGAGCAAAACCAACCTAAAATGGTTAATGTTTCTGATAAAAAAATCACCAAACGTACGGCTATTGCGAAAGCAACCATGTTTTTAGGTTCAGAAATTATCAGTCATTTTACGAACAGTGAGCTTATCACCAAAAAAGGACCTGTTTTTCAAACGGCCATTATTGCGGGGATTCAAGCTGTAAAAAAAACCTCAGATATCATACCGATGTGTCATCCTTTGTTAATCAACGGAGTAGCTATTGATATCAATATTATAGACAATGAGCATGTGGAGGTTTTTTGTGAGGTAACCATCGAAGGCAAAACAGGCGTAGAAATGGAAGCCCTTACAGGAGCATCTGCAACGTGCTTAACCATTTATGATATGTGTAAAGCTATCAGTCAAAAAATGATTATTAAAGAAGTAAAATTAGTAGAAAAAACAGGCGGAAAATCGGATATTAACAATGGATAA
- a CDS encoding sodium-dependent bicarbonate transport family permease, whose protein sequence is MDLNLLFDNLTNPALLFFVLGILASQLKSDLEIPKNSSKFISLYLLLAIGFKGGQELAHSVYSADIIYAVIAGLVLALVVPLYTFYILRLKFNVENSGAIAAAYGSVSAVTFVTAVSFLEMKQIEFGGHMVAVMALMEAPSIIIGVLLIRIYSNGNHSSKELFALVKHAITNGSVLLILGSLVIGFIASDAQAEGIKPFTTDIFKGFLAVFLLDMGITSGKKIKTLLNKGWFALLFAIVIPIINGVLIAKISGLFLTTVGDRFLLAILAASASYIAVPAAMRIAAPKANPSLYLPMALAITFPFNITLGMPLYMYIIQNL, encoded by the coding sequence ATGGATTTAAACTTATTATTTGACAATCTTACCAATCCTGCACTCTTATTTTTTGTACTTGGTATCTTGGCATCTCAATTAAAAAGTGATCTCGAAATTCCGAAAAACTCTTCTAAGTTTATCTCACTGTACCTCTTACTCGCGATTGGTTTTAAGGGCGGACAAGAATTAGCACACAGTGTGTACAGTGCAGATATTATCTATGCCGTAATCGCTGGTTTAGTCCTAGCACTTGTAGTTCCTTTATATACTTTTTACATACTTCGCCTAAAATTCAATGTAGAAAATTCAGGAGCCATAGCTGCCGCTTATGGTTCGGTTAGTGCGGTAACTTTTGTAACTGCAGTCAGTTTTTTAGAAATGAAACAAATTGAGTTTGGAGGGCATATGGTTGCTGTCATGGCTTTGATGGAGGCTCCTTCCATTATTATTGGAGTACTTTTAATACGCATATATTCTAATGGTAACCATTCTAGTAAAGAATTGTTTGCTCTTGTTAAACATGCCATAACCAACGGAAGTGTACTCCTTATTTTAGGCAGTTTAGTAATTGGATTTATTGCTAGTGATGCACAAGCTGAAGGGATAAAGCCTTTTACTACCGATATCTTTAAAGGATTTTTAGCTGTATTCTTGCTAGATATGGGAATTACGAGTGGTAAAAAAATTAAAACATTACTCAACAAAGGATGGTTTGCCTTGTTGTTTGCCATTGTAATACCCATAATTAATGGGGTGTTGATTGCCAAAATATCGGGTCTTTTTCTAACCACCGTAGGAGATCGATTTTTACTTGCCATACTAGCAGCCAGTGCATCTTACATCGCCGTACCCGCAGCGATGCGTATAGCAGCTCCCAAGGCAAACCCTAGTTTGTATTTACCCATGGCTTTAGCAATAACGTTTCCCTTTAACATTACTTTGGGTATGCCACTGTATATGTATATAATTCAAAATTTGTAG
- a CDS encoding DUF4252 domain-containing protein, with the protein MKRITTIFCLFFVLSSFAQNENFKTFYQSNKDKAEVSLNIPSFFANMFISDEDTDEFGVFLKKSKNYKIMVFNNNTTSVEQDFKKFVRRNQLKTLVKVKDGKERVTVYFRQTKDRIKEIIVNVHDNSDELVLLGIKTNLTMDELSAIVEASTKNNNVAAN; encoded by the coding sequence ATGAAACGAATTACAACCATCTTTTGCTTATTTTTTGTGTTAAGTTCTTTTGCTCAAAATGAAAATTTTAAAACATTTTATCAATCGAATAAAGATAAGGCAGAGGTCTCTTTAAATATCCCTAGTTTTTTTGCCAATATGTTTATTTCAGATGAAGATACTGATGAATTTGGGGTTTTCTTGAAGAAATCTAAAAATTATAAAATCATGGTCTTCAATAACAATACGACTTCAGTAGAACAAGACTTTAAAAAATTTGTACGAAGAAATCAATTAAAAACTTTAGTAAAAGTAAAGGATGGTAAAGAAAGAGTTACGGTATATTTTAGACAAACAAAAGACCGTATCAAAGAAATTATTGTCAACGTTCACGACAACAGTGACGAGTTGGTATTGTTAGGAATAAAAACCAACCTTACCATGGATGAATTATCAGCAATTGTAGAAGCATCTACAAAAAACAACAATGTTGCTGCCAATTAA
- a CDS encoding cystathionine gamma-synthase: MNECCFKKSNNKMQQMKFNTKTIHGGQQPEEATGAVMPPIFQTSTYAQSSPGVNKGYAYSRAANPTRTALENAFAALENGTHGFAFSSGLSAIDCVLRTLNSGDEIIAGDDIYGGTYRLFTQLFEKYGLTFQYVDMNEVAKVTDAVSENTKLIWIETPTNPLMKIADIEEITKAVKKAKPDVVVAVDNTFATPYLQRPLDLGVDIVMHSATKYLGGHSDLVMGALITKNAELAQQLHFIQFAAGAIAGPMDSFLALRGVKTLHLRMQRHCENGKAVAEYLVKHPKVAEVFYPGLESHPNHEIAKKQMDAFGGMVSFRLKDESKQAALTFLENTNIFTLAESLGGVESLVSHPVTMTHASIPEKERLKIGITDSLIRLSVGVEDIEDLLDDLAQALSK; this comes from the coding sequence ATAAATGAATGTTGTTTTAAAAAAAGCAACAACAAAATGCAACAGATGAAGTTCAACACGAAAACCATACACGGAGGGCAACAACCAGAAGAAGCTACGGGCGCAGTAATGCCTCCGATATTTCAAACCTCCACCTATGCACAGTCTAGTCCAGGTGTTAACAAAGGATATGCGTATTCACGTGCAGCGAATCCAACACGTACAGCATTAGAAAATGCGTTTGCTGCTCTTGAAAATGGAACACACGGATTTGCCTTTTCATCAGGTTTATCAGCTATCGATTGTGTATTACGTACCTTGAACTCAGGTGACGAGATTATTGCAGGAGATGATATTTATGGAGGAACCTATCGCCTATTTACCCAATTGTTTGAAAAATACGGATTGACATTTCAGTATGTTGATATGAATGAAGTTGCGAAGGTAACTGATGCAGTTTCTGAAAACACCAAACTCATCTGGATAGAAACACCTACCAATCCGCTCATGAAAATTGCAGATATAGAGGAAATCACCAAAGCTGTAAAAAAGGCTAAGCCTGATGTTGTGGTGGCGGTTGATAATACCTTTGCGACACCCTATTTACAACGCCCGTTAGATCTAGGAGTTGATATTGTAATGCATTCGGCAACCAAATATTTAGGCGGGCATTCCGATTTGGTAATGGGAGCTTTGATAACCAAAAATGCGGAGTTAGCACAACAATTACATTTTATTCAGTTTGCTGCGGGTGCGATTGCAGGACCTATGGATTCGTTTTTAGCACTTCGTGGCGTAAAGACCTTGCATTTACGTATGCAGCGACATTGCGAAAACGGAAAAGCAGTTGCTGAATATTTAGTAAAGCATCCAAAAGTAGCAGAGGTGTTTTATCCAGGATTAGAGAGTCATCCAAATCATGAAATCGCCAAAAAGCAAATGGATGCTTTTGGAGGTATGGTTTCTTTTCGATTGAAAGATGAAAGCAAACAAGCGGCGTTGACTTTTTTAGAAAACACCAACATTTTTACCTTGGCTGAATCGCTAGGTGGAGTAGAAAGTTTGGTAAGCCACCCTGTAACGATGACTCACGCATCCATTCCAGAAAAAGAGCGTTTAAAAATAGGAATTACCGACTCATTAATCCGACTGAGTGTTGGCGTAGAAGATATTGAAGATTTATTGGACGATTTAGCGCAGGCTCTTTCAAAGTAG
- a CDS encoding NTP transferase domain-containing protein, giving the protein MDKKHTKHTNLVKKHTDNFAPNEVAILGTKCGVIADLVNDVSKKLSQYNLGYFDASHAKDLQQNTLTEYTFHHEGNLHINTTSSINKYEQRLQFYNHDLVFINGNHYQGAKQILILDDEKEASVKKRLDQLTNIQFVVKLSENSRYFDCLLERFPNIKNSTSYTINEIDKISNHIHHLIKENIAPVKGLVLIGGKSTRMGTDKSELDYFGKPQKEHAKELLESCSLETYYSVRDYSISLETTHEIPDTFLNLGPFGGICTAFQKDPNTAWLVLATDLPFVNEELITLLLQKRNPSKIATAIKGSNKDFPEPLIALYEPKAYGKLLQYLAQGYSCPRKMLINSDVEIVEVEDDLIRNINTPKDFKEAKRELNS; this is encoded by the coding sequence ATGGATAAAAAACACACCAAACATACCAATCTAGTGAAAAAACACACGGATAATTTTGCTCCGAACGAAGTTGCTATTTTAGGAACAAAATGCGGAGTTATAGCCGACTTAGTGAACGACGTCTCAAAAAAATTATCACAGTATAACTTAGGGTATTTTGATGCTTCACACGCCAAAGATCTTCAGCAAAACACGTTGACTGAATACACCTTTCATCACGAAGGAAATTTACACATTAACACTACTTCTTCTATAAACAAATACGAACAACGTTTGCAGTTTTATAACCATGATTTGGTGTTTATTAACGGAAATCACTACCAAGGAGCTAAGCAAATACTGATTTTAGATGATGAAAAAGAAGCTTCTGTAAAAAAACGACTAGACCAATTGACTAACATTCAATTTGTGGTTAAATTGAGTGAAAACTCAAGATATTTTGATTGCTTGTTAGAACGCTTTCCAAACATAAAAAATAGTACTTCGTATACAATTAATGAAATTGATAAGATATCTAATCATATTCATCATCTTATTAAAGAAAACATTGCTCCAGTTAAAGGTTTGGTATTGATAGGCGGAAAAAGCACTCGAATGGGTACCGATAAATCGGAGTTAGATTATTTTGGAAAACCCCAAAAAGAACATGCGAAAGAATTATTAGAAAGCTGTTCTTTAGAAACGTATTATTCTGTTAGAGATTATTCGATTTCGCTCGAAACGACCCATGAAATTCCAGATACCTTTTTAAATTTAGGACCTTTTGGAGGCATTTGTACTGCTTTTCAAAAAGACCCGAATACCGCTTGGTTAGTCTTGGCGACCGATCTTCCTTTTGTAAATGAAGAACTTATTACATTATTGTTACAAAAAAGAAATCCGAGTAAGATTGCTACAGCCATTAAGGGAAGCAACAAAGATTTTCCCGAGCCTTTAATTGCCTTGTACGAACCTAAAGCCTACGGAAAATTATTGCAATACTTGGCACAAGGCTACTCATGCCCCAGAAAAATGCTCATTAATTCTGATGTTGAAATTGTTGAGGTTGAAGATGATTTGATTAGAAATATCAATACTCCTAAAGATTTTAAAGAAGCAAAAAGAGAACTCAACTCATAA
- a CDS encoding LysR family transcriptional regulator — protein MKYTLHQLQVFVEIVNKRSITRASESLFLTQPAVSIQLKKFQEQFPIPLTEVVGRKLYVTAFGEEIAQAARVILDEVEAIEYKTNRYQGKLAGKLSIAVVSTGKYVMPYYLSDFVNAHPGIEFSIDVTNKLKVVEDLEENKVDFALVSVLPDHLSLERLPLIQNSLYLVGGTERERERKGAKELIFKEQPLLYRERGSATRNSMEAFIQGRNLPVTKKIELTSNEALKQAVIAGLGYSIMPMIGIRNAVEKGEITVIPYKGLPIMTQWNLVWLKKRIYLQ, from the coding sequence ATGAAATATACACTGCATCAACTTCAAGTATTTGTAGAAATTGTTAATAAAAGGAGTATTACCAGAGCTTCTGAATCTTTATTCCTTACGCAACCAGCGGTATCTATTCAATTAAAAAAATTTCAAGAACAATTTCCTATTCCGTTAACAGAAGTTGTGGGAAGAAAGTTGTACGTAACTGCTTTTGGAGAAGAAATAGCGCAAGCAGCACGAGTTATATTGGATGAGGTTGAGGCAATAGAGTACAAGACGAATCGTTACCAAGGAAAACTTGCAGGGAAACTTTCAATTGCAGTGGTTTCTACAGGAAAGTATGTAATGCCGTATTATCTTTCAGACTTTGTGAATGCACATCCTGGAATTGAGTTTTCAATTGACGTAACCAATAAGCTAAAAGTAGTAGAAGATTTAGAAGAAAATAAGGTAGATTTTGCCTTGGTTTCAGTATTGCCAGATCATCTTTCTTTAGAAAGATTACCGCTTATACAAAATAGTTTGTACTTAGTTGGAGGAACGGAAAGAGAACGAGAACGTAAAGGAGCAAAAGAACTCATATTTAAAGAACAACCGTTGCTTTATAGAGAACGAGGTTCAGCTACACGAAATTCTATGGAAGCTTTTATTCAGGGTAGAAATTTACCTGTGACTAAAAAAATAGAACTCACTTCTAACGAAGCATTAAAACAGGCAGTAATTGCAGGTTTAGGATATTCTATTATGCCCATGATTGGAATTAGAAACGCTGTAGAAAAAGGAGAAATTACAGTTATTCCCTATAAAGGGTTGCCAATAATGACACAATGGAATTTGGTATGGCTGAAAAAAAGAATTTATCTCCAGTAG
- a CDS encoding transglycosylase domain-containing protein, with amino-acid sequence METIKEKLLQLKEKKTLRLLLKSIVILLLFGVVSVILLFSLVYFEVFGKLPNKEELTSIISEEASLIYSSDEVIIGKLFAENRTNVKLSQIPTHLKEALIATEDKRFYSHNGYDGQSYARVFFRSLLLQDASGGGGSTITQQLIKNLYGRQYHGFLSLPINKIKELIIASRIEKVYSKDEILLLYLNSVPFGENVFGVESAANRFFNKSVNELNIEESAVLVGMLKANTYYNPRLHPENAKKRRNTVLQLMNSETYLSNEDTNSLQKLPIVLHYNNLNSNATAGYFTYQVKKKAMELIKTVNETSNSNYNLETDGLKIYTTLNYDMQQIAEKAVKKQLIIKQQQLDKELASNKLKNKWLHKKQFTENDKHKRTMQLFDWDSTKTITGNKIDSLWYYDKMLNAAVLITNPKNGAVISWVGGNNFNTLPFDMVLSHRQIASAFKPFLYATALENGISPCDYFENEEKTYPKYENWKPQNADHSSTPDKKVALWYALIQSMNIPSVNLYFKLEKEWLIDTCKKLQFPEITDDAPSIALGTLDVSLLEATRAYGAFANKGEMKDVYMIQKITDKEGNIIYEEIPQKAEQIFTKESTQTLTTILQQAVEQGTGNSIRNTYNIKSPLAGKTGTAQNYTNAWFMAYTPNIVLGTWVGTSKNDVHFTSGKGSGSSLALPIVANILKEIENNPELNEQYLTPFDIPEEISSKIDCAPYREKGIKGFFNRLFGKKK; translated from the coding sequence ATGGAAACAATAAAAGAAAAACTATTACAACTTAAAGAGAAAAAGACCTTACGTCTTTTATTGAAATCTATAGTAATATTGCTTCTTTTTGGAGTTGTTTCAGTAATACTTTTATTTTCTTTAGTGTATTTTGAAGTGTTTGGTAAACTACCCAATAAAGAAGAGTTGACATCCATCATCAGTGAGGAGGCTTCATTAATCTATTCATCAGATGAGGTGATTATTGGGAAACTATTTGCTGAGAATAGAACCAATGTTAAACTGTCACAAATTCCTACTCATTTAAAAGAAGCGCTAATTGCTACAGAAGACAAACGTTTTTATTCTCACAACGGTTACGATGGCCAGAGCTATGCACGGGTTTTTTTTAGAAGTTTGTTATTACAAGATGCATCTGGAGGTGGTGGAAGTACCATTACCCAACAATTGATTAAAAACCTCTACGGAAGGCAATATCATGGGTTTTTAAGTTTGCCTATTAATAAAATTAAAGAACTCATCATTGCTAGTCGCATAGAAAAGGTGTACAGTAAAGATGAAATCTTGTTGTTATATTTGAATTCAGTGCCTTTTGGAGAAAATGTTTTTGGCGTAGAATCCGCCGCCAATCGGTTTTTTAACAAATCTGTAAACGAACTAAACATCGAAGAATCGGCAGTACTTGTCGGAATGTTAAAAGCCAATACCTATTACAATCCGAGATTGCATCCAGAGAATGCTAAAAAACGTCGCAATACGGTTCTTCAACTGATGAATAGCGAAACGTATTTAAGTAATGAAGATACAAACAGTCTACAAAAACTTCCTATTGTTCTTCACTACAACAACCTAAATTCAAATGCAACAGCCGGTTATTTTACCTATCAGGTAAAGAAAAAAGCCATGGAGCTTATAAAAACTGTTAATGAAACTTCAAACAGTAATTACAATTTAGAAACCGATGGTTTAAAAATTTATACGACGCTGAATTACGATATGCAACAAATTGCAGAAAAAGCTGTAAAAAAACAGCTTATCATCAAGCAACAACAATTAGACAAGGAATTGGCATCGAACAAGTTAAAAAATAAATGGTTACATAAGAAACAGTTTACAGAAAACGATAAACATAAGAGAACTATGCAACTGTTCGACTGGGACAGCACAAAAACCATTACTGGTAACAAAATTGACAGTCTTTGGTATTATGATAAAATGTTGAATGCCGCTGTTTTGATTACGAATCCGAAAAATGGAGCGGTGATCAGTTGGGTGGGCGGTAATAATTTTAACACGCTTCCTTTTGATATGGTATTATCACACCGCCAGATAGCCTCAGCTTTTAAACCATTTTTGTATGCAACGGCTTTAGAAAATGGCATTTCTCCTTGTGATTATTTTGAAAATGAAGAAAAAACATATCCCAAATACGAAAACTGGAAACCACAAAATGCCGACCACAGCTCCACTCCCGATAAAAAAGTTGCTCTCTGGTATGCCTTGATTCAATCGATGAACATTCCTAGTGTAAATTTGTATTTTAAACTAGAAAAAGAATGGTTGATTGACACGTGTAAAAAATTGCAGTTCCCAGAAATCACAGACGATGCTCCTTCAATTGCTTTAGGAACCTTAGATGTATCGTTGTTAGAAGCGACTAGAGCCTACGGTGCATTTGCAAATAAAGGAGAAATGAAAGATGTATACATGATTCAGAAAATTACCGATAAGGAAGGAAACATTATTTATGAAGAAATCCCACAAAAAGCTGAACAAATATTTACCAAAGAAAGTACGCAAACCCTAACGACCATTTTACAACAAGCGGTGGAACAAGGAACAGGAAATAGTATCAGAAACACCTATAACATTAAGAGTCCGCTAGCAGGCAAAACGGGTACTGCTCAAAATTATACCAATGCTTGGTTTATGGCATATACTCCGAATATCGTACTTGGAACTTGGGTTGGAACTTCCAAAAACGATGTCCATTTTACGAGCGGAAAGGGTTCAGGTTCTTCTTTAGCATTACCTATTGTAGCAAACATTCTTAAAGAGATTGAAAATAACCCTGAATTAAATGAACAATACCTAACTCCATTCGACATTCCTGAAGAGATTTCTTCCAAAATCGACTGCGCTCCTTATAGAGAAAAGGGAATTAAAGGCTTTTTCAATCGACTTTTTGGGAAGAAGAAATAA
- the radA gene encoding DNA repair protein RadA: MAKTKTTFFCQNCGAQHAQWVGQCGSCKQWNTIVEEVIQKEEKRNWKSPSNSPKRVAKPLRVEEIQLNPEERFGTQNQELDTVLGGGLVKGAVVLLGGEPGIGKSTLLLQIALQIPQKVLYVSGEESQSQIKMRAERLNGTNSNCLILTETNTQQIFKNIEEVQPEVLVIDSIQTLHTNTIEASPGSISQIRETSAELIKFAKETATPVLLIGHINKEGHIAGPKILEHMVDVVLQFEGDRNHTYRILRSQKNRFGSTAELGIYEMLSDGLREVSNPSEILISKKDADLSGTAIASTLEGIRPLMIEIQALVSTAVYGTPQRTTTGYNLKRLHMILAVLEKRAGFKLGAKDVFLNVTGGIYVDDPAIDLAVVAAILSSNQDLAISPDVCFAAEVGLAGEIRPVSKIDQRITEAEKLGYTTFVTSKYNKITSKNHSIKLILVSKIEEAFATLFA, encoded by the coding sequence ATGGCAAAAACCAAAACAACTTTTTTCTGTCAAAACTGTGGCGCACAACACGCACAGTGGGTAGGACAATGTGGCTCATGTAAACAATGGAATACGATTGTGGAAGAAGTCATTCAAAAAGAAGAAAAAAGGAACTGGAAATCACCATCGAACTCCCCAAAAAGAGTAGCAAAACCACTTAGAGTTGAAGAAATTCAACTGAATCCAGAAGAACGTTTTGGTACTCAAAATCAAGAATTAGATACCGTTTTAGGTGGTGGATTGGTCAAAGGAGCGGTGGTGTTGTTAGGTGGAGAACCAGGTATTGGTAAATCTACATTGTTATTACAAATTGCCTTACAAATTCCGCAGAAAGTATTGTACGTTTCTGGGGAAGAAAGTCAGTCGCAAATAAAAATGCGAGCAGAACGTTTGAATGGAACCAACTCCAACTGCTTAATTTTAACGGAGACCAATACCCAGCAGATTTTCAAAAATATTGAAGAAGTACAACCCGAGGTATTGGTAATTGATTCTATTCAAACCTTGCATACCAACACCATTGAAGCTTCGCCAGGAAGTATTTCACAAATACGAGAAACTTCCGCAGAATTGATAAAATTTGCCAAAGAAACTGCGACTCCTGTATTGTTAATCGGACATATTAATAAGGAAGGACATATTGCAGGTCCCAAGATTTTAGAACATATGGTCGATGTGGTATTGCAATTTGAAGGAGACCGAAATCATACCTATCGAATTCTACGTTCACAAAAAAACCGTTTTGGATCCACTGCCGAATTAGGAATCTACGAAATGTTATCGGACGGATTGCGAGAGGTCTCAAATCCTTCTGAAATATTAATCTCAAAAAAAGATGCCGATTTAAGCGGAACAGCCATTGCATCTACATTAGAAGGTATTCGTCCGTTAATGATTGAGATTCAGGCTTTGGTTTCAACAGCCGTCTACGGAACACCCCAACGAACCACCACAGGCTATAATCTAAAACGCCTACATATGATTTTAGCCGTACTAGAAAAACGAGCGGGATTCAAACTAGGAGCAAAAGATGTGTTTTTAAATGTTACAGGTGGAATTTATGTAGACGACCCTGCAATAGATTTAGCCGTGGTGGCAGCCATTTTATCGTCAAATCAAGATTTGGCAATTAGCCCCGATGTGTGTTTTGCTGCAGAGGTTGGTTTAGCGGGTGAGATTCGTCCTGTATCTAAAATAGACCAACGTATTACAGAAGCTGAAAAACTAGGCTATACAACCTTTGTAACATCAAAATATAATAAAATTACCAGTAAAAATCATTCGATAAAACTAATTTTAGTGAGTAAAATTGAAGAGGCTTTTGCTACACTATTCGCCTAG